The Populus alba chromosome 6, ASM523922v2, whole genome shotgun sequence genome contains a region encoding:
- the LOC118043767 gene encoding uncharacterized protein — translation MAGVLPGVECARRRRFHRSGDSLGAPAHGWTRRSSFCLYTSSHENHHGSISSLNWIEKQKRRSILNQACEDEKLGGVTKEAKERLDERLRMQKKKPEITRKTMASAQFIWHKSTGNLRGVDGRSMVLGELQMEVYGPKRSGSKRFNWSKLSWKAADQDECTICLDRFKSGETLVHLPCAHRYHPKCLVPWLESNGQCPCCRVEIHVELS, via the exons ATGGCCGGTGTGTTGCCTGGTGTTGAATGTGCTCGAAGGAGGAGGTTCCATCGAAGTGGAGATTCACTTGGAGCCCCAGCACATGGCTGGACAAGAAGGTCATCTTTTTGTTTGTACACAAGCAGCCATGAAAATCATCATGGTTCAATCTCTTCCCTG AATTGGATTGAGAAGCAAAAGCGAAGAAGCATATTAAATCAGGCATGCGAGGACGAGAAGCTGGGAGGAGTGACAAAAGAAGCAAAGGAAAGATTAGATGAGAGGCTAAGAATGCAAAAGAAGAAACCAGAAATCACAAGGAAAACAATGGCTTCAGCACAGTTCATATG GCACAAAAGCACAGGAAATCTAAGAGGTGTGGATGGCAGGTCAATGGTACTAGGGGAATTGCAGATGGAGGTGTATGGTCCCAAGAGGAGTGGGTCGAAGAGATTCAACTGGTCCAAATTGAGCTGGAAAGCTGCTGACCAAGACGAGTGCACCATCTGCCTTGATCGGTTCAAGTCTGGTGAGACCTTGGTGCACCTTCCTTGTGCACATAGGTACCACCCCAAGTGCTTGGTGCCATGGCTAGAAAGCAATGGTCAATGCCCTTGTTGCAGAGTGGAAATACATGTTGAACTTTCCTAG